In one window of Leifsonia sp. NPDC080035 DNA:
- a CDS encoding isochorismatase family protein — protein MGKALFIIDVQNDFTEGGALGVEGGAAVAAGISRYLAEHASDYTIVLASRDWHDGDNDNGGHFATDAAPDFVSTWPVHCVAGTRGAEYHPDLDTRAVGYHVRKGQGVPAYSVFEGRTDAGSTVHNLLDEHGIDTVDLAGIATDYCVRASALDAIAHGQRVRILTPLVAGVAPESSSAALAELAHAGAELVEEV, from the coding sequence ATGGGCAAGGCGCTCTTCATCATCGACGTGCAGAACGACTTCACGGAGGGCGGTGCCCTCGGCGTCGAGGGAGGTGCGGCGGTCGCGGCCGGCATCAGCCGCTACCTCGCCGAGCACGCTTCGGACTACACGATCGTGCTCGCCAGCCGCGACTGGCACGACGGCGACAACGACAACGGCGGCCACTTCGCGACGGACGCCGCGCCGGACTTCGTCTCCACCTGGCCGGTGCACTGCGTCGCCGGGACGCGCGGCGCCGAGTACCACCCCGACCTCGACACCCGGGCGGTCGGCTACCACGTGCGGAAGGGGCAGGGAGTGCCGGCCTACTCCGTCTTCGAGGGACGGACGGACGCTGGATCGACCGTCCACAACCTGCTCGACGAGCACGGGATCGACACCGTGGACCTCGCCGGCATCGCGACCGACTACTGCGTGCGCGCCTCGGCGCTCGACGCCATCGCGCACGGCCAGCGGGTGCGCATCCTCACCCCGCTGGTCGCCGGGGTCGCCCCGGAGTCGTCGTCGGCGGCGCTGGCGGAGCTCGCGCATGCCGGCGCGGAACTGGTCGAGGAGGTCTGA
- a CDS encoding thiamine pyrophosphate-dependent enzyme — MTSTILEQVSERAAEAALLRRLYRTMAAVRRLDREAVALRGRGVLPHYTGIRGREAVQVGATAALDAARDAAFPADDELGVAVALGGDAAEALAPRRTGTGGSGLRGPVAHAAGWALGAKLDRTGGCALVGLGAGAGSATEIREAVRTARAAALPIVFLSTSGRGEGAGMPVLLVDGADVTAVHQATADALEQVRAGIGPMLIDAVLPGRDAWPARDPLLLCERRLRESGTVDDAFFAQVADTADALAEQVRGRLATA; from the coding sequence ATGACCTCCACGATCCTCGAGCAGGTCTCGGAGCGCGCCGCCGAAGCCGCGCTGCTGCGACGGCTCTACCGGACCATGGCCGCCGTCCGTCGCCTGGACCGGGAGGCGGTGGCCCTGCGCGGCCGCGGCGTCCTCCCGCACTACACCGGCATCCGCGGGCGCGAGGCGGTGCAGGTGGGCGCGACGGCGGCCCTCGACGCCGCCCGTGACGCGGCGTTTCCTGCCGACGACGAGCTGGGCGTCGCGGTCGCCCTCGGTGGCGACGCGGCGGAGGCGCTCGCGCCACGCCGCACGGGGACCGGCGGGTCCGGACTCCGCGGCCCGGTCGCCCACGCCGCCGGCTGGGCGCTCGGCGCCAAGCTCGACCGCACCGGCGGCTGCGCCCTGGTCGGGCTCGGTGCGGGCGCGGGATCCGCCACCGAGATCCGGGAGGCGGTGCGCACGGCGCGCGCGGCGGCGCTCCCGATCGTCTTCCTCTCCACCTCCGGCCGCGGCGAGGGCGCCGGGATGCCCGTCCTCCTCGTCGACGGAGCCGACGTGACCGCCGTGCACCAGGCGACGGCGGACGCGCTGGAGCAGGTGCGCGCCGGGATCGGCCCGATGCTCATCGATGCGGTCCTGCCCGGTCGCGACGCCTGGCCGGCGCGCGACCCGCTGCTGCTCTGCGAGCGCAGGCTGCGCGAGAGCGGCACCGTCGACGATGCGTTCTTCGCCCAGGTCGCCGACACGGCGGACGCCCTCGCGGAGCAGGTGCGCGGCCGTCTCGCCACGGCCTGA
- a CDS encoding MMPL family transporter produces the protein MSSTSTRWLRVVVPVLLILVWLVLAGFGGPTFGKLSGVSSNDQAAFLPASAESTTVQDWQKRFTDSNAIPAIVVVQADAKIPASDLARYAQLGERLGEVDGVQKPESGQATSVAGPIPSEDGKAIEFIVPIADSDEVKTVVADLRGVLKDELPDGAQGWVTGPAGLTADLVSAFGGIDGILLLVAVAAVFVILLLVYRALLLPFLVLLTSVFALCAAILVVYFFALWGWIKLSGQSQGILSILVIGAATDYSLLLVARYREALEQNASRWTAILRAWKAAFEPILASGVTVIIALLCLLFSDLNSNKSLGPIAAIGIVFSLLSALTLLPTLLAVFGRAVFWPFRPKYAEHGHEHRHAGGEQVPGLAGIRGIWRRVGMLIARRPRVTWIVSCLLLAACALGLTQLKANGVEQTDLVLSQSDAADGQKVLAEHFDAGSGSPVLIVARESDADAVLTATEKTDGIASATIYAGNVRPQSTQPGEGGRPGAAPAPEPIVKDGRVLIQATLDSEPDSAQAEQVVRELRETLPSTDSSVLVGGVTAIALDTNVTAQSDLAKIIPIVLGVILLILMLLLRSILAPVLLIGSVVLSYAAALGVSALVFNHVFGFPGADAAVPLFGFVFLVALGVDYNIFLMTRVREESLRIGTRPGILRGLGVTGSVITSAGIVLAATFAALAVIPILFLVQIAFIVAFGVLLDTVLVRSLLVPALSYDIGRAIWWPSRLWREDRVHSTAADTVV, from the coding sequence ATGTCGAGCACGTCCACACGCTGGTTGCGGGTCGTGGTGCCCGTCCTCCTCATCCTGGTGTGGCTGGTGCTCGCCGGCTTCGGCGGTCCCACCTTCGGGAAGCTCTCCGGCGTCTCGAGCAACGACCAGGCGGCCTTCCTGCCCGCCAGCGCCGAGTCGACGACGGTGCAGGACTGGCAGAAGCGGTTCACCGACTCCAACGCCATCCCCGCGATCGTGGTCGTGCAGGCCGACGCGAAGATCCCGGCCAGCGACCTCGCACGGTACGCGCAGCTCGGCGAGAGGCTCGGCGAGGTCGACGGTGTGCAGAAGCCCGAGTCGGGACAGGCGACGAGCGTCGCCGGTCCCATCCCGTCCGAGGACGGGAAGGCCATCGAGTTCATCGTGCCCATCGCCGACTCGGACGAGGTCAAGACGGTGGTGGCCGACCTCCGTGGCGTACTGAAGGACGAGCTGCCCGACGGGGCCCAGGGCTGGGTGACCGGGCCCGCCGGCCTCACCGCCGACCTGGTGAGCGCGTTCGGCGGCATCGACGGCATCCTGCTGCTCGTCGCTGTCGCAGCCGTGTTCGTCATCCTGCTGTTGGTCTATCGCGCCCTGCTGCTGCCGTTCCTGGTGCTGCTGACGTCGGTCTTCGCGCTGTGCGCGGCGATTCTCGTCGTCTACTTCTTCGCGCTCTGGGGATGGATCAAGCTGAGCGGCCAGAGCCAAGGCATCCTCTCCATCCTCGTCATCGGCGCAGCGACCGACTACTCGCTGCTCCTCGTCGCCCGCTACCGGGAGGCGCTGGAGCAGAACGCGTCGCGGTGGACGGCGATCCTGCGGGCGTGGAAGGCGGCGTTCGAGCCCATCCTCGCCTCCGGGGTCACCGTCATCATCGCCCTGCTGTGCCTGCTCTTCTCCGACCTCAACTCGAACAAGAGCCTGGGGCCGATCGCGGCGATCGGGATCGTGTTCTCTCTGCTCTCCGCGCTCACGCTGCTCCCGACGCTGCTCGCCGTGTTCGGGCGCGCGGTGTTCTGGCCGTTCCGGCCGAAGTACGCGGAGCACGGCCACGAGCACCGGCACGCCGGCGGCGAGCAGGTGCCGGGGCTCGCCGGCATCCGCGGGATCTGGCGCCGTGTCGGGATGCTCATCGCGCGCCGCCCGCGGGTCACCTGGATCGTCTCCTGCCTCCTCCTCGCGGCCTGCGCCCTCGGACTCACCCAGCTGAAGGCGAACGGCGTCGAGCAGACGGATCTGGTGCTCTCGCAGTCGGACGCGGCCGACGGCCAGAAGGTGCTCGCCGAGCACTTCGACGCCGGCTCCGGGTCGCCCGTGCTGATCGTCGCGCGGGAGTCCGACGCGGACGCGGTCCTCACCGCGACCGAGAAGACGGACGGCATCGCCTCCGCAACGATCTACGCGGGCAACGTGCGGCCGCAGAGCACGCAGCCAGGAGAGGGCGGCCGGCCGGGCGCAGCCCCCGCGCCCGAGCCGATCGTGAAGGACGGACGGGTGCTCATCCAGGCGACGCTCGACTCCGAGCCGGACTCCGCGCAAGCGGAGCAGGTCGTCCGGGAGCTGCGCGAGACGCTGCCGTCGACCGACTCCAGCGTGCTCGTCGGAGGCGTGACCGCCATCGCGCTGGACACGAATGTCACCGCGCAGAGCGACCTCGCGAAGATCATCCCGATCGTGCTCGGCGTCATCCTGCTCATCCTGATGCTGCTGCTGCGCTCGATCCTCGCCCCGGTGCTGCTGATCGGCAGCGTTGTACTCTCCTACGCCGCGGCGCTCGGGGTCTCGGCGCTGGTGTTCAACCACGTGTTCGGTTTCCCCGGCGCGGACGCGGCGGTGCCGCTGTTCGGCTTCGTGTTCCTGGTGGCGCTCGGCGTCGACTACAACATCTTCCTGATGACCCGCGTGCGCGAGGAGTCGCTGCGGATCGGGACGCGTCCCGGGATCCTGCGCGGGCTCGGGGTCACCGGGAGCGTCATCACCTCGGCGGGGATCGTGCTCGCCGCGACGTTCGCGGCGCTCGCGGTCATCCCGATCCTCTTCCTGGTCCAGATCGCCTTCATCGTCGCGTTCGGAGTGCTGCTGGACACGGTGCTCGTGCGTTCGCTGCTGGTGCCCGCCCTGTCTTACGACATCGGGAGGGCGATCTGGTGGCCGTCCCGGCTCTGGCGGGAGGACAGAGTGCACAGCACGGCGGCTGACACCGTGGTCTGA
- a CDS encoding NAD-dependent succinate-semialdehyde dehydrogenase — protein MDEKALLERVPDRLYIGGEWVTGSAGTLTVYDPATGDAIREIADASPEDGIRALDAAVAAQEAWAATPPRTRGEILRRAFDLLQERRDEFALLMTLEMGKPLAEASGEVTYGGEFLRWFSEEAVRISGRYATNPEGTGRMIVSQHPVGPCFLITPWNFPLAMATRKIAPALAAGCTVVIKPAELTPLTTLYFAKLMEDAGLPAGVLNVLTTSTSGKVSAPIIADARLRKLSFTGSTEVGRRLLQQASENVLRTSMELGGNAPFVVFEDADLDKAVDGAMLAKFRNIGEACTAANRFIVHEAVADEFARRVTERVNGLRVGRGTEDGVTIGPLINADAVDKAAELLQDAVSRGASVLTGGSRVEGAGTFFEPTVVTDVRAGSEILRQEIFGPVLSIVRFGDEDEAVRIANDTEYGLVSYVFTRDLARGQRMIERLQTGMMGLNVGVVSNAAAPFGGVKQSGLGREGGFEGIHEYLSTKYTLTPDPFGA, from the coding sequence ATGGATGAGAAGGCCCTGCTCGAGCGCGTCCCCGACCGCCTGTACATCGGCGGGGAGTGGGTGACGGGATCGGCGGGAACGCTCACCGTCTACGACCCGGCGACCGGCGACGCCATCCGTGAGATCGCGGACGCGTCCCCGGAGGACGGGATCCGGGCGCTGGATGCGGCGGTGGCGGCGCAGGAGGCGTGGGCGGCGACGCCGCCGCGGACGCGGGGCGAGATCCTGCGGCGGGCGTTCGATCTGCTGCAGGAGCGGCGGGACGAGTTCGCGCTGCTGATGACGCTGGAGATGGGCAAGCCGCTGGCCGAGGCCAGCGGCGAGGTGACCTACGGCGGCGAGTTCCTGCGCTGGTTCTCGGAGGAGGCGGTGCGCATCTCCGGCCGGTACGCGACGAATCCGGAGGGGACGGGGCGGATGATCGTCTCGCAGCATCCGGTGGGTCCGTGCTTCCTGATCACGCCGTGGAACTTCCCGCTGGCAATGGCGACCCGCAAGATCGCCCCGGCCCTCGCGGCCGGCTGCACCGTCGTCATCAAGCCGGCCGAGCTGACGCCGCTGACCACGCTGTACTTCGCCAAGCTCATGGAGGACGCAGGGCTGCCGGCCGGGGTGCTCAACGTGCTCACGACATCCACCTCGGGGAAGGTCTCCGCGCCGATCATCGCCGACGCGCGGCTGCGCAAGCTGTCGTTCACGGGCTCGACCGAGGTGGGCAGGCGGCTGCTGCAGCAGGCGTCCGAGAACGTGCTGCGCACGTCCATGGAGCTGGGCGGCAACGCCCCGTTCGTGGTGTTCGAGGATGCGGACCTGGACAAAGCGGTCGACGGCGCGATGCTGGCGAAGTTCCGCAACATCGGCGAGGCCTGCACCGCCGCCAACCGGTTCATCGTGCACGAGGCGGTCGCGGACGAGTTCGCTCGCCGCGTCACCGAGCGGGTGAACGGCCTGCGGGTCGGTCGCGGCACCGAGGACGGGGTGACGATCGGACCGCTCATCAACGCGGACGCCGTGGACAAGGCGGCGGAGCTGCTGCAGGATGCGGTGTCCCGCGGCGCCTCCGTGCTCACCGGCGGGTCCCGGGTCGAGGGCGCCGGCACGTTCTTCGAGCCGACCGTGGTGACGGATGTGCGCGCGGGCAGCGAGATCCTGCGGCAGGAGATCTTCGGCCCTGTGCTCTCGATCGTGCGGTTCGGCGACGAGGACGAGGCGGTCAGGATCGCCAACGACACCGAGTATGGCCTGGTCTCGTACGTGTTCACGAGGGACCTGGCGCGCGGTCAGCGGATGATCGAGCGGCTGCAGACGGGGATGATGGGGCTGAACGTCGGCGTGGTGTCCAACGCCGCGGCACCGTTCGGCGGCGTGAAGCAGTCCGGCCTCGGCCGGGAGGGCGGCTTCGAGGGCATCCACGAGTACCTCAGCACGAAGTACACCCTGACGCCCGACCCGTTCGGAGCCTGA
- a CDS encoding 3-hydroxyacyl-CoA dehydrogenase, giving the protein MQIDGCSAIVTGGASGLGNATAHALTDAGARVVLLDLPTSEGEKAATALGPHARFVAADVTDEDQVQAAVTAAGELGPLRVVVNCAGIATAQKVLGRDGVLPLESFERVVRVNLIGTFNVVRLAAAAMVETEPVGEERGVIVNTASVAAFDGQIGQPAYSASKGGVAAMTLPLAREFARSLIRVVTIAPGIFETPMMAGLPQAAQDSLAAQVPHPARLGRPTEYAALVRHIVDNPMLNGETIRLDGAIRMQPK; this is encoded by the coding sequence ATGCAGATCGACGGATGCTCTGCCATCGTCACCGGAGGCGCGAGCGGCCTCGGGAACGCCACCGCCCACGCGCTGACCGACGCGGGCGCACGGGTCGTGCTGCTCGACCTGCCGACCTCGGAGGGCGAGAAGGCGGCCACCGCGCTCGGCCCGCACGCCCGGTTCGTCGCCGCCGACGTGACGGACGAGGACCAGGTGCAGGCCGCGGTGACCGCCGCGGGCGAGCTCGGTCCGCTCCGGGTCGTCGTCAACTGCGCGGGCATCGCGACGGCGCAGAAGGTGCTCGGCCGCGACGGCGTGCTGCCGCTGGAGAGCTTCGAGCGCGTGGTCCGCGTCAACCTGATCGGCACGTTCAACGTGGTCCGGCTGGCCGCCGCGGCGATGGTCGAGACGGAGCCGGTGGGGGAGGAGCGCGGCGTGATCGTCAACACCGCCTCCGTGGCCGCCTTCGACGGCCAGATCGGGCAGCCGGCCTACTCGGCGTCGAAGGGTGGTGTCGCCGCGATGACGCTGCCGCTCGCCCGCGAGTTCGCGCGCAGCCTGATCCGGGTGGTGACGATCGCCCCCGGCATCTTCGAGACGCCGATGATGGCGGGGCTCCCGCAGGCGGCGCAGGACTCCCTTGCGGCGCAGGTTCCGCATCCCGCGCGTCTCGGCCGCCCGACCGAGTACGCGGCGCTCGTCCGCCACATCGTCGACAACCCGATGCTCAACGGCGAAACCATCCGCCTCGACGGCGCCATCCGCATGCAGCCCAAGTAA
- a CDS encoding alpha/beta hydrolase: MRIHVDRHPGQDPVLLVHGFATTGALTWEATGWVAALAAAGRGALVPDLRGHGASEKPHEASAYSPELLARDLLAVLDEQGVGGVDVIGYSMGSWVALALVGLAPERVRRVVVGGVGTVEQFGRWGVADVRRAILDGVDTLPPESPLAPLLASLREAPGVDREALAACAEGMAAHPLPLASTVPTLLVVGEADPVAEGVDDAAALLGAELVVLPRRNHITTLSARGFKQAALPFLGASVSL; this comes from the coding sequence ATGCGCATCCACGTCGACCGTCACCCGGGTCAGGACCCGGTGCTCCTCGTCCACGGCTTCGCCACCACCGGCGCGCTGACCTGGGAGGCGACCGGCTGGGTCGCGGCTCTCGCCGCAGCGGGGCGCGGCGCCCTGGTGCCGGACCTGCGCGGCCACGGCGCGTCCGAGAAGCCGCACGAGGCGTCCGCCTACTCGCCGGAGCTGCTGGCGCGGGACCTGCTCGCGGTCCTCGACGAGCAGGGGGTCGGCGGCGTCGATGTGATCGGCTACTCGATGGGCAGCTGGGTCGCGCTCGCCCTGGTGGGGCTAGCGCCGGAGCGCGTGCGGCGGGTCGTGGTCGGCGGCGTCGGCACCGTCGAGCAGTTCGGCCGGTGGGGCGTCGCCGACGTGCGGCGCGCCATCCTCGACGGGGTCGACACACTGCCGCCTGAGTCGCCTCTGGCGCCGCTGCTCGCCTCGCTGCGGGAGGCGCCCGGGGTGGACAGGGAGGCGCTCGCCGCGTGCGCGGAGGGGATGGCCGCCCACCCGCTTCCGCTCGCCTCCACCGTGCCCACCCTGCTCGTCGTGGGCGAAGCGGACCCGGTGGCGGAAGGGGTGGACGACGCCGCGGCCCTGCTCGGCGCTGAGCTCGTCGTGCTCCCGCGCCGCAACCACATCACGACGCTCTCCGCGCGTGGTTTCAAGCAGGCTGCGCTCCCGTTCCTGGGAGCTTCGGTCAGCCTGTAG
- a CDS encoding Lrp/AsnC family transcriptional regulator: MIDRLDAELIELLTTEPRLGVFEASRRLGVARGTVQARLDRLQRSGVVKDFAPTIDSERLGYPVTAFVTASIAQGDSTPVEHLRDIPEVLEVHTVTGSGDLMIRAVARSNADLQRVIDDILSGPGITRTSTVIALETKIDHRSVPLVRSAVEDERND; encoded by the coding sequence ATGATCGACAGGCTGGACGCCGAGCTCATCGAGCTGCTGACCACCGAGCCACGGCTCGGCGTGTTCGAGGCCTCCCGGCGGCTCGGTGTCGCCAGGGGCACCGTCCAGGCCAGGCTCGACCGGCTTCAGCGCAGCGGCGTGGTGAAGGACTTCGCCCCGACCATCGACAGCGAGCGGCTCGGCTACCCGGTCACGGCGTTCGTGACCGCGTCGATCGCGCAGGGCGACTCCACCCCGGTCGAGCATCTGCGGGACATCCCCGAGGTGCTGGAGGTGCACACTGTCACCGGCTCGGGCGACCTGATGATCCGCGCGGTCGCGCGCTCGAACGCCGACCTGCAACGGGTGATCGACGACATCCTGAGCGGTCCGGGCATCACCAGGACGTCGACCGTGATTGCGCTGGAGACCAAGATCGACCACCGCTCGGTGCCGCTGGTGCGCTCCGCGGTGGAGGACGAGAGGAATGACTGA
- the dacB gene encoding D-alanyl-D-alanine carboxypeptidase/D-alanyl-D-alanine-endopeptidase has product MHESDSTDDSHVSNPPTSPTSRTGRRAAETNPGDGGIRSAASGAVSGILTAIRKHPKAWIAGGAAAAFVILGTGSVALGATVGGSSAVAASTPTATASATRTPTPKATPTPTADPARPVPAAQPAASRIRTCSVASLAQDGRLGNLEAQVVNAKTGQALFDRNGTTAGPTASVLKTLTSAAALATLGPDYRVSTTVVAGSAPGQVVIIGGGDVTLSRLPGGQGAFYTGAPSIQDLAAQTRQALGGQPVTSIVVDTSLFGGPVWQPSWDEHEERVVEGSTPYMTSLMVDGDRDDPGAVESPRSTDPVARAVQYFQQYLGTNVPVSAGAAPAGAKQLAVVQSQPVTTLIEQAMKYSDNTIMEELARLVAIKTGAGNTFDAENAGVLAGLKTYGIDTTGIHIADGSGLSADNAVPPSYLTQLFIKVLNRQNGLGVVYDGLPVSGQSGTLGPGYNRFTGDSAAARGAVHAKTGWIDNGYTLAGIVDAADGTQLTFAVYALGPVSDNAKQAIDALVTGFYRCGDNLSNS; this is encoded by the coding sequence ATGCACGAATCGGACTCTACCGACGACTCGCATGTCTCGAATCCCCCCACTTCGCCCACGTCCCGCACGGGACGGCGGGCCGCAGAGACGAACCCCGGCGATGGCGGCATCCGCTCCGCGGCCTCCGGTGCGGTCTCGGGGATCCTGACCGCGATCAGGAAGCACCCGAAGGCATGGATCGCCGGCGGCGCCGCCGCGGCGTTCGTCATCCTCGGCACCGGGAGCGTCGCGCTCGGCGCGACCGTCGGCGGGTCCTCCGCTGTCGCGGCCTCCACGCCGACCGCGACGGCCTCCGCCACGCGCACGCCGACACCGAAGGCCACGCCGACCCCGACCGCAGACCCCGCGCGGCCGGTCCCGGCCGCCCAGCCGGCGGCCAGCCGCATCCGGACGTGCTCCGTCGCCTCCCTCGCCCAGGACGGCCGGCTCGGCAACCTCGAGGCGCAGGTCGTGAACGCCAAGACCGGGCAGGCGCTCTTCGACCGCAATGGCACCACGGCCGGTCCGACCGCGTCCGTGCTGAAGACCCTCACCTCGGCCGCCGCTCTCGCGACGCTCGGACCGGACTACCGCGTCTCCACCACCGTGGTCGCGGGGAGCGCCCCCGGTCAGGTCGTGATCATCGGCGGCGGCGACGTCACGCTCTCGCGCCTCCCCGGCGGACAGGGAGCGTTCTACACGGGCGCTCCCTCCATCCAGGACCTCGCCGCGCAGACCAGGCAGGCTCTCGGCGGGCAGCCGGTGACGTCGATCGTCGTCGACACCTCGCTGTTCGGAGGCCCGGTCTGGCAGCCCAGCTGGGACGAGCACGAGGAGCGCGTCGTCGAGGGCTCGACGCCGTACATGACCTCGCTGATGGTCGACGGCGACCGCGACGACCCCGGTGCGGTCGAGTCGCCGCGCAGCACCGACCCGGTAGCACGGGCCGTGCAGTACTTCCAGCAGTACCTCGGCACGAACGTCCCGGTCAGTGCGGGAGCGGCACCGGCGGGAGCGAAGCAGCTGGCCGTCGTGCAGTCGCAGCCGGTGACGACGCTCATCGAGCAGGCGATGAAGTACTCCGACAACACGATCATGGAGGAGCTGGCCAGGCTCGTCGCGATCAAGACCGGAGCGGGCAACACGTTCGACGCCGAGAACGCGGGTGTGCTCGCGGGGCTGAAGACGTACGGGATCGACACGACGGGGATCCACATCGCCGACGGCTCCGGCCTCAGCGCCGACAACGCCGTCCCGCCGTCGTATCTGACCCAGCTCTTCATCAAGGTGCTGAACCGGCAGAACGGGTTGGGCGTCGTCTACGACGGCCTCCCGGTCTCCGGGCAGTCCGGAACGCTCGGCCCCGGCTACAACCGGTTCACCGGCGACAGCGCGGCCGCCCGCGGTGCGGTGCACGCCAAGACCGGCTGGATCGACAACGGCTACACGCTCGCCGGCATCGTCGACGCGGCGGACGGCACCCAGCTCACCTTCGCGGTGTACGCGCTCGGCCCGGTGAGCGACAATGCCAAGCAGGCGATCGACGCGCTGGTCACCGGCTTCTACCGGTGCGGCGACAACCTCTCCAACAGCTGA
- a CDS encoding thiolase family protein → MAATEAVIVDVVRTPSGRGKPGGELSDIHPADLLAGVLEELLHRTGVDPAVVDDVIGGCVTQAGEQAGNITRTAVLSAGFPESVPAVTIDRQCGSSQQAAAFAAQGVIAGAYDVVIACGVESMSRAPMGSNVGGASLGGELLHQRYPDGLVNQGVAAELIADRWGFSRAELDDFAALSHQRAAEAAASGAFDAELMPVPTPDSGSVSADETIRPGTTAEKLAALAPSFRTDALAARFPQLEWRITPGNSSPLTDGASAALIMSAEAAARLGVTPRARFHSFAVAGSDPLFMLTGILPATRKLLDRSGVRIDEIDAFEVNEAFAPVPLLWRREFDADPARLNPRGGAIALGHALGSSGTRLLATLVSELEATGGRFGLQTMCEGGGTANATLIEILR, encoded by the coding sequence ATGGCAGCGACCGAAGCCGTCATCGTCGACGTCGTCCGCACGCCGTCCGGGCGCGGCAAGCCGGGTGGTGAGCTCTCCGACATCCATCCCGCCGACCTGCTCGCCGGGGTGCTCGAGGAGCTGCTGCACCGCACCGGGGTCGACCCCGCCGTCGTGGACGACGTGATCGGCGGCTGCGTCACCCAGGCGGGCGAGCAGGCGGGCAACATCACGCGGACGGCGGTGCTCAGCGCCGGGTTCCCGGAGAGCGTGCCCGCCGTCACGATCGACCGGCAGTGCGGCTCCAGCCAGCAGGCGGCGGCGTTCGCCGCGCAGGGCGTGATCGCCGGCGCGTACGACGTCGTCATCGCCTGCGGCGTCGAGTCGATGAGCCGGGCGCCGATGGGATCCAACGTCGGGGGCGCATCCCTCGGCGGGGAGCTGCTGCACCAGCGCTATCCAGACGGGCTCGTCAATCAGGGCGTCGCGGCCGAGCTGATCGCCGACCGCTGGGGATTCTCGCGCGCGGAGCTCGACGACTTCGCGGCGCTGTCGCACCAGCGCGCTGCGGAGGCCGCTGCGAGCGGCGCCTTCGACGCTGAGCTGATGCCGGTGCCGACGCCCGACAGCGGCAGCGTGAGCGCCGACGAGACGATCCGGCCGGGGACGACCGCGGAGAAGCTCGCCGCGCTGGCGCCCTCGTTCCGCACCGACGCCCTGGCGGCGCGGTTCCCGCAGCTGGAGTGGCGCATCACGCCCGGAAACTCCTCCCCGCTGACGGACGGCGCCTCGGCCGCCCTGATCATGAGCGCGGAGGCGGCGGCGCGCCTCGGGGTGACGCCGCGGGCGCGCTTCCACTCGTTCGCGGTGGCCGGCAGCGACCCCCTGTTCATGCTGACGGGCATTCTGCCCGCGACCAGGAAGCTGCTCGACCGCAGCGGCGTCCGGATCGACGAGATCGACGCCTTCGAGGTGAACGAGGCGTTCGCTCCCGTGCCACTGCTGTGGCGGCGCGAGTTCGACGCCGACCCCGCGAGGCTGAACCCGCGCGGCGGCGCCATCGCGCTGGGCCACGCGCTCGGCTCGTCCGGAACCCGGCTGCTCGCTACGCTCGTCTCGGAGCTGGAGGCGACCGGAGGCCGCTTCGGGCTGCAGACGATGTGCGAGGGCGGCGGCACCGCCAACGCGACGCTCATCGAGATCCTGCGCTGA